One segment of Proteus appendicitidis DNA contains the following:
- the can gene encoding carbonate dehydratase, producing MMRKIEELLANNKQWSESVTEENPQFFKDLCKGQKPHFLWIGCSDSRVPAEKLINAAPGDLFVHRNVANLVIHTDLNCLSVIQYAVDVLQVEHIIVCGHYGCGGIEAAIEGTELGLINNWLLHIRDIWYKHSSMLGELAPQDRLNLLCELNVIEQVYNLGHSTIMQAAWKRGQKVMIHGWVYGLNNGELHDLDITSDSREKLELSYRQAMAKLSHPR from the coding sequence ATGATGAGAAAAATTGAAGAGCTGTTAGCCAATAACAAGCAATGGTCAGAATCTGTTACTGAAGAAAATCCTCAGTTTTTTAAAGATCTCTGTAAAGGTCAAAAACCTCACTTTTTATGGATTGGTTGCTCTGACAGCCGCGTTCCAGCAGAAAAACTAATCAACGCAGCACCGGGTGACTTATTTGTTCACCGTAATGTGGCAAACTTAGTCATTCACACTGACTTAAACTGCCTTTCTGTGATCCAGTATGCGGTTGATGTATTACAAGTTGAGCATATTATTGTCTGTGGTCACTACGGTTGTGGTGGCATTGAAGCCGCAATTGAAGGCACTGAGTTAGGGCTTATCAATAACTGGTTACTGCATATCCGTGATATCTGGTACAAACACAGTTCAATGCTAGGTGAGCTTGCACCACAAGATAGATTAAACCTACTTTGTGAGCTAAACGTTATCGAGCAAGTATACAACTTGGGGCACTCAACGATTATGCAAGCCGCGTGGAAACGTGGACAAAAAGTGATGATCCACGGTTGGGTTTACGGGTTAAATAACGGTGAACTACACGACCTTGATATCACTTCGGATAGTCGTGAAAAACTTGAACTTTCTTATCGTCAAGCGATGGCAAAATTAAGCCATCCACGCTAA
- a CDS encoding ABC transporter ATP-binding protein — protein sequence MTYALELTELTKTYHNGVKALKGINLTVEAGDFYALLGPNGAGKSTTIGIISSLVNKSSGKVKVFGYDTDTDMVNAKRQLGLVPQEFNFNPFETVLQIVLNQAGYYGVPRKLALERAEIYLTQLDLWEKRDDRARFLSGGMKRRLMIARALMHQPKLLILDEPTAGVDIELRRSMWTFLKQLNAEGTTIILTTHYLEEAEMLCRNIGIIQRGELVENTSMKGLLSKLESETFILDLAPKSPLPELQNYQYRLVDTSTLEVDVKREQGLNSVFAQLNAQGIQVLSMRNKANRLEELFVHLVNEDHTVEGERE from the coding sequence ATGACGTATGCATTGGAGTTAACGGAGTTAACGAAAACTTATCACAATGGCGTAAAAGCGCTAAAAGGTATTAACCTCACCGTTGAGGCTGGCGATTTCTATGCTTTATTAGGTCCTAATGGTGCGGGTAAATCGACCACGATTGGTATTATTAGCTCGTTAGTCAATAAGAGTAGCGGCAAAGTAAAAGTGTTTGGTTATGACACCGATACCGATATGGTCAATGCAAAACGCCAGTTAGGATTAGTGCCACAAGAGTTCAATTTCAACCCTTTTGAAACCGTATTACAAATTGTTCTCAACCAAGCGGGTTATTATGGTGTGCCTCGTAAATTAGCGCTAGAACGTGCCGAAATTTACTTAACTCAGTTAGATTTGTGGGAAAAACGTGATGATAGAGCGCGTTTTTTATCTGGAGGAATGAAGCGTCGTTTAATGATTGCGCGTGCGTTAATGCACCAACCTAAATTGCTTATTCTTGATGAACCAACAGCAGGTGTTGATATTGAATTACGTCGCTCAATGTGGACGTTTTTAAAACAATTAAATGCTGAAGGTACCACCATTATTTTAACGACTCACTATTTAGAAGAAGCAGAAATGCTGTGTCGGAATATTGGTATTATTCAACGTGGTGAGCTGGTTGAAAATACCAGTATGAAAGGTTTATTAAGTAAATTAGAGTCTGAAACATTTATTTTAGACTTAGCACCTAAAAGCCCATTGCCTGAATTACAAAATTATCAATATCGCTTGGTTGATACATCGACTTTAGAAGTTGATGTTAAAAGAGAACAAGGATTAAACAGTGTTTTTGCTCAACTTAATGCACAAGGTATTCAAGTGTTAAGTATGAGAAATAAAGCCAATCGTCTTGAAGAATTATTTGTTCATTTAGTGAATGAAGATCATACCGTAGAAGGAGAGAGGGAATGA
- a CDS encoding ABC transporter permease: MIQLYWVALKTIWIKEVTRFGRIWVQTLIPPVITMSLYFVIFGNLIGKRIGDMGGVDYMQFIVPGLIMMAVITNSYANVSSSFFGAKFQRSIEELLVSPVPTHVVIAGFVGGGVARGICVGVLVTVISLFFVPLEIHSWTMVVVTLLMTSIVFSLAGLLNAIFAKTFDDISIIPTFVLTPLTYLGGVFYSLSLLPEFWQGVSKLNPIVYMISGFRYGFLGITDVSLTVTISVLCLFIAAFYVIAWYLIEKGRGLRS, encoded by the coding sequence ATGATTCAGCTGTATTGGGTAGCCCTCAAAACAATTTGGATTAAAGAAGTCACCCGTTTTGGGCGTATTTGGGTGCAAACATTAATTCCACCAGTGATAACAATGTCTCTCTATTTCGTTATTTTCGGGAACCTCATTGGTAAACGAATTGGCGATATGGGGGGCGTAGATTATATGCAGTTTATTGTTCCAGGCCTGATTATGATGGCAGTAATAACAAACTCTTATGCCAATGTTTCCTCTTCCTTTTTTGGTGCTAAATTCCAACGTAGCATTGAAGAATTATTAGTTTCACCTGTTCCAACGCATGTTGTTATTGCGGGTTTTGTTGGTGGGGGTGTTGCTCGTGGTATTTGTGTCGGAGTGTTAGTGACGGTAATCTCACTATTTTTTGTACCATTGGAAATACATTCTTGGACAATGGTCGTTGTGACATTACTGATGACCTCCATTGTGTTTTCTCTCGCAGGATTATTAAATGCGATTTTTGCGAAAACCTTTGATGATATTAGTATTATTCCAACGTTTGTTTTAACACCATTAACCTATTTAGGTGGCGTGTTCTACTCACTGTCACTCTTACCTGAATTCTGGCAAGGGGTATCTAAATTAAACCCGATTGTTTATATGATAAGCGGTTTCCGTTATGGTTTTCTGGGAATTACCGATGTCTCTTTAACAGTGACGATTAGCGTACTGTGTCTTTTTATTGCTGCGTTTTATGTGATTGCATGGTATTTAATTGAAAAAGGTCGCGGTTTAAGAAGCTAA
- the hpt gene encoding hypoxanthine phosphoribosyltransferase — MKHIVDVMISEEEIKQRIAELGREITEHYRPRQEQHDLVLIGLLKGSFIFMADLCREINVNHEVDFMTVSSYGNGMTSTRDVKIIKDLDEDIRGKDVLIVEDIIDSGNTLNRVKEILSLREPASISICTLLDKPSRREVDVPVEWIGYSIEDKFVIGYGIDYAQRYRHLPYIGHVTLLDE, encoded by the coding sequence ATGAAACATATTGTTGATGTCATGATCTCTGAAGAAGAGATCAAACAGCGTATTGCTGAGCTAGGTCGTGAAATCACAGAACATTACCGTCCACGTCAAGAACAACACGATCTTGTTTTAATCGGCTTGTTAAAAGGTTCTTTTATTTTTATGGCAGATTTATGTCGTGAAATTAATGTAAACCATGAAGTCGATTTTATGACTGTATCAAGTTACGGTAATGGTATGACGTCAACGCGTGACGTTAAAATCATTAAAGATCTCGATGAAGATATTCGTGGTAAAGATGTGCTGATTGTTGAAGATATTATTGACTCAGGTAATACTTTAAATCGTGTTAAAGAGATTTTAAGTTTACGGGAGCCAGCTTCTATTTCTATCTGTACTTTATTGGATAAACCTTCTCGTCGTGAAGTTGATGTGCCAGTTGAGTGGATTGGTTACTCCATTGAAGATAAATTTGTTATTGGTTACGGTATCGATTATGCACAGCGTTATCGTCATCTGCCTTATATTGGGCATGTAACGTTATTAGATGAGTAA